In Juglans regia cultivar Chandler chromosome 13, Walnut 2.0, whole genome shotgun sequence, the following proteins share a genomic window:
- the LOC108997410 gene encoding pentatricopeptide repeat-containing protein At2g03880, mitochondrial: MKAISKLKRMASSASLSLSRPFSLAAIGSRDVSAGSFSLLDEFTNFCYQRDLPRAMKAMDAIQRHGIWADSITYSELIKCCLARRALKEGKLVHNHVFSNGHRPNTFLTNILLNMYVKFSLLDEAQALFDQMPERNVVTWTTMISAYSNAKLNYKALEFLIQMLREGVMPNMFTYSSVLRACNGLSNLRQLHSSILKAGLESDVFVRSALIDIYSKFGELHDALGVFNEMVTGDLVVWNSIIGGFAQNTDGDEALYLYKSMKRAGFPPDQSTLTSVLRACTGLALLELGRQVHVQVLKFDQDLILNNALLDMYCKCGSLEDSNYVFTRMLEKDVISWSTMIAGLAQNGFSREALNLFQSMKESGVKPNYITILGVLFACSHAGLVEDGWYYFQSMKKLFGIDPGREHYGCIIDLLGRAGKLDQAIKLIQEMDCEADAVTWRTLLGACRVHRKVDLAIHAAKQVLKLDPEDAGTYILLSNIYANSQRWDDVAEVRMTMKARGIRKEPGCSWIEVNKKIHAFILGDSSHPQIDEINRQLNQLIHRLMGLGYVPDTNFVLQDLEGEQREDSLRYHSEKLAIIYGMMMLSREKTIRIRKNIRICGDCHIFAKLISKMEQRTIVIRDPIRYHHFQNGLCSCGDYW, encoded by the coding sequence ATGAAAGCAATTTCAAAGCTTAAAAGAATGGCATCATCGGCTTCGCTTTCGCTATCACGTCCTTTCTCTCTCGCAGCCATTGGGTCCAGGGATGTGTCTGCAGGCTCCTTCTCTCTGCTTGACGAGTTCACCAACTTCTGCTATCAGCGAGACCTCCCAAGAGCCATGAAGGCCATGGACGCCATTCAAAGACACGGCATCTGGGCCGATTCTATCACCTATTCGGAGCTAATCAAGTGCTGCTTGGCTCGCCGGGCTCTCAAAGAAGGCAAGCTCGTTCATAACCACGTTTTTTCAAATGGGCACCGGCCCAACACCTTTCTCACCAACATTCTCCTCAATATGTACGTAAAATTTTCCCTCTTGGACGAAGCACAGGCCTTGTTTGACCAAATGCCTGAAAGGAATGTTGTTACGTGGACAACCATGATATCGGCTTACAGTAATGCTAAGCTCAATTACAAGGCCTTGGAGTTTTTGATTCAGATGTTAAGAGAAGGCGTCATGCCTAATATGTTCACGTACTCTTCAGTTTTGAGAGCCTGCAATGGATTGTCGAATCTCAGACAGCTGCATTCCAGCATACTTAAAGCTGGATTAGAATCTGATGTATTTGTTCGAAGCGCTCTTATTGATATTTACTCAAAATTTGGTGAGTTGCATGACGCACTGGGCGTTTTCAATGAGATGGTGACTGGAGATTTGGTCGTTTGGAATTCTATCATAGGTGGATTTGCTCAAAACACTGATGGAGACGAAGCCTTGTATCTGTATAAGAGCATGAAGAGAGCTGGTTTCCCACCTGATCAGTCAACGCTAACTAGCGTTTTGAGGGCCTGCACCGGATTGGCGCTTCTGGAATTGGGCAGACAAGTCCATGTTCAGGTATTGAAGTTTGATCAAGACCTAATCCTTAATAATGCACTTCTGGACATGTATTGCAAGTGCGGCAGTTTGGAAGACTCAAACTATGTTTTTACTAGGATGTTGGAGAAGGACGTAATCTCTTGGAGCACAATGATTGCTGGGTTAGCCCAAAACGGTTTCAGCCGGGAGGCACTGAATTTGTTTCAATCCATGAAAGAGTCGGGAGTAAAACCAAACTACATAACCATTCTTGGGGTTCTTTTTGCCTGTAGCCATGCCGGTCTTGTAGAAGATGGGTGGTACTACTTCCAATCGATGAAGAAACTTTTTGGGATCGATCCAGGAAGAGAGCATTATGGTTGCATTATTGATTTACTTGGAAGGGCTGGGAAGCTTGACCAAGCAATTAAGTTAATTCAAGAAATGGACTGTGAAGCAGATGCTGTGACATGGAGAACCTTGCTTGGTGCATGCAGGGTTCACCGGAAAGTGGATCTAGCCATACATGCTGCCAAACAAGTTCTAAAACTGGATCCTGAAGATGCAGGAACCTACATATTGTTATCTAATATATATGCGAACTCTCAAAGGTGGGATGATGTTGCAGAAGTTAGGATGACCATGAAAGCTAGAGGAATCAGGAAAGAACCAGGCTGTAGCTGGATTGAAGTGAACAAAAAGATACATGCTTTTATTTTAGGAGATAGCTCGCATCCACAAATAGATGAAATCAACAGGCAGCTAAACCAGTTGATTCATAGATTGATGGGACTGGGTTATGTCCCTGACACGAATTTTGTTTTGCAAGATCTTGAGGGTGAACAGAGGGAAGACTCCCTGAGGTACCACAGCGAGAAACTGGCGATCATCTATGGTATGATGATGCTATCAAGGGAGAAGACTATCAGGATCAGGAAAAACATCAGGATTTGTGGAGACTGTCATATTTTCGCAAAACTAATATCAAAGATGGAGCAGCGAACTATAGTGATTAGAGATCCTATTCGGTACCATCATTTTCAGAATGGGCTCTGCTCTTGCGGGGATTATTGGTAG
- the LOC108997453 gene encoding damage-control phosphatase At2g17340-like isoform X2: MESASEMVAFPLLPTPIESNYRACTIPYRFPSDNPRKATPSELLWIDIFLNSIPSFKKRAESDPTVPDANIKAGIFAQRYAEILEDFKKDPESHGGPPDGILLCRLREQVLRELGFRDIFKKVKDEENAKAISLFAKVIHLSDAIEDEGKRLENLVRGIFAGNIFDLGSAQLAEVFSKDGMSFLASYQNLVPRPWVIDDLDIFKLKWSKKPWKKAIIFVDNSGADIILGILPFARELLRQGTQVVLAANDLPSINDVTYPELVEIISKLKDEHGQLMGVDTSNLLIANSGNDLPAIDLTRVSQELAYLASDVDLVMLEGMGRGILTNLYAQFKCDSLKIG, from the exons ATGGAGAGCGCGTCGGAAATGGTGGCATTTCCGTTGCTTCCGACGCCGATCGAGTCCAATTACAGAGCGTGCACCATTCCCTACAGATTCCCCTCCGACAACCCTCGCAAGGCCACCCCTTCGGAGCTCCTCTGGATTGATATCTTCCTCAATTCCATTCCCTCCTTCAA GAAACGAGCCGAGAGTGACCCTACAGTTCCTGATGCTAATATTAAAGCTGGAATTTTTGCACAGAG GTATGCTGAAATACTTGAGGACTTTAAGAAAGATCCTGAAAGTCATGGTGGACCTCCTGATGGCATT CTTCTCTGCAGACTTCGTGAACAAGTCCTTAGAGAATTGGGATTCCGCGATATATTCAAGAAAGTTAAG GATGAAGAGAATGCAAAGGCTATTTCCCTGTTTGCGAAGGTTATTCATCTTAGTGATGCCATCGAAGATGAAGGGAAGCGTCTGGAGAATCTGGTGAGAGGAATATTTGCAGGCAATATATTTGATCTCGGGTCTGCACAG CTTGCAGAAGTGTTTTCAAAGGATGGAATGTCATTTTTAGCAAGTTATCAAAATCTTGTCCCCCGGCCTTGGGTTATTGATGACTTGGacattttcaaattgaaatGGAGCAAGAAACCTTGGAAGAAG GCTATCATTTTTGTTGATAATTCTGGTGCAGATattattttgggtattttacCATTTGCAAGAGAATTACTCCGGCAGGGGACTCAG GTTGTTTTGGCAGCCAATGACTTGCCTTCTATCAATGATGTCACTTACCCCGAATTGGTTGAGATTATATCAAAG CTGAAGGATGAACATGGGCAGCTCATGGGTGTTGATACGTCAAATCTTTTAATTGCCAATTCTGGTAATGATTTGCCG GCTATTGATCTTACGAGAGTTTCACAAGAGCTTGCCTACCTAGCAAGTGATGTGGACCTAGTTATGTTGGAAGGGATG GGTCGTGGAATATTGACAAATCtttatgctcaatttaagtGTGATTCCCTCAAGATTGG GTGA
- the LOC108997282 gene encoding CMP-sialic acid transporter 4-like has protein sequence MEYRKLKDQEDDEEPAVGGDAIESLRGKAHSLTNVAALGGGTAIERSKWKRKSIVTFALTVLTSSQAILIVWSKRAGKYEYSVTTANFMVETLKCALSVAALSSIWRNEGVTEDNRLSTTLNEVIVYPIPAALYLVKNLLQYYIFAYVDAPGYQILKNLNIISTGVLYRIILKKKLSEIQWAAFILLCAGCTTAQLNSNSDHVLQTPFQGWMMAIVMALLSGFAGVYTEAIIKKRPSRNINVQNFWLYVFGMVFNAIAILVQDFDAVMNKGFFHGYTIITVLMILNHALSGIAVSMVMKYADNIVKVYSTSVAMLLTAVVSVFLFGFNLSLAFFLGSTVVSVSVYLHSAGKLR, from the exons ATGGAGTACAGAAAACTCAAAGATCAg GAAGACGATGAAGAACCGGCTGTTGGAGGAGACGCCATAGAGAGCTTACGCGGGAAAGCTCATTCACTGACTAATGTGGCCGCGTTGGGAGGAGGAACTGCCATTGAACGCTCCAAGTGGAAGCGGAA GTCCATTGTTACATTCGCATTGACTGTCCTCACGAGTTCGCAAGCTATACTTATTGTATGGTCTAAGAGAGCTGGCAAGTATGAATATAGTGTTACCACTGCAAATTTTATG GTGGAGACTTTAAAATGTGCATTATCAGTTGCAGCATTATCCAGTATCTGGAGAAATGAAGGTGTTACTGAAGATAACAG GTTGAGTACAACATTGAATGAAGTTATTGTATACCCCATTCCTGCAGCGCTTTACCTAGTCAAAAATCTGCTTCAG TATTACATCTTCGCATATGTTGATGCCCCAGGCTATCAGATTCTGAAGAACCTGAATATTATCAGTACTGGTGTTCTTTACAGGATTATACTTAAGAAGAA gTTAAGCGAGATTCAATGGGCAGCTTTCATTCTACTATGTGCTGGATGCACCACAGCTCAGTTAAACTCAAA CTCTGATCATGTTCTTCAAACTCCTTTTCAAGGTTGGATGATGGCCATT GTCATGGCACTCTTAAGTGGTTTTGCGGGAGTGTATACCGAG GCTATAATAAAAAAGCGTCCTTCGAGAAATATAAATGTGCAGAACTTCTGGTTGTATGTCTTTGGGATGGTCTTCAATGCCATTGCTATCCTGGTCCAAGATTTTGATGCGGTGATGAACAA GGGATTCTTCCATGGATACACAATTATTACAGTTCTCATGATTCTTAACCATGCACTCAG TGGCATTGCTGTATCTATGGTAATGAAGTATGCTGATAATATTGTGAAG GTCTATTCTACCTCAGTGGCAATGCTTCTCACAGCCGTTGTTTCGGtctttttgtttggatttaatCTTTCACTTGCCTTCTTCCTTGGCTCAAC TGTCGTATCTGTTTCAGTATATCTACATTCTGCCGGGAAGCTGCGATAG
- the LOC108997453 gene encoding damage-control phosphatase At2g17340-like isoform X1, which produces MESASEMVAFPLLPTPIESNYRACTIPYRFPSDNPRKATPSELLWIDIFLNSIPSFKKRAESDPTVPDANIKAGIFAQRYAEILEDFKKDPESHGGPPDGILLCRLREQVLRELGFRDIFKKVKDEENAKAISLFAKVIHLSDAIEDEGKRLENLVRGIFAGNIFDLGSAQLAEVFSKDGMSFLASYQNLVPRPWVIDDLDIFKLKWSKKPWKKAIIFVDNSGADIILGILPFARELLRQGTQVVLAANDLPSINDVTYPELVEIISKLKDEHGQLMGVDTSNLLIANSGNDLPAIDLTRVSQELAYLASDVDLVMLEGMGRGILTNLYAQFKCDSLKIGLVKHPEVAQFLGGRLYDCVFKYNAVLI; this is translated from the exons ATGGAGAGCGCGTCGGAAATGGTGGCATTTCCGTTGCTTCCGACGCCGATCGAGTCCAATTACAGAGCGTGCACCATTCCCTACAGATTCCCCTCCGACAACCCTCGCAAGGCCACCCCTTCGGAGCTCCTCTGGATTGATATCTTCCTCAATTCCATTCCCTCCTTCAA GAAACGAGCCGAGAGTGACCCTACAGTTCCTGATGCTAATATTAAAGCTGGAATTTTTGCACAGAG GTATGCTGAAATACTTGAGGACTTTAAGAAAGATCCTGAAAGTCATGGTGGACCTCCTGATGGCATT CTTCTCTGCAGACTTCGTGAACAAGTCCTTAGAGAATTGGGATTCCGCGATATATTCAAGAAAGTTAAG GATGAAGAGAATGCAAAGGCTATTTCCCTGTTTGCGAAGGTTATTCATCTTAGTGATGCCATCGAAGATGAAGGGAAGCGTCTGGAGAATCTGGTGAGAGGAATATTTGCAGGCAATATATTTGATCTCGGGTCTGCACAG CTTGCAGAAGTGTTTTCAAAGGATGGAATGTCATTTTTAGCAAGTTATCAAAATCTTGTCCCCCGGCCTTGGGTTATTGATGACTTGGacattttcaaattgaaatGGAGCAAGAAACCTTGGAAGAAG GCTATCATTTTTGTTGATAATTCTGGTGCAGATattattttgggtattttacCATTTGCAAGAGAATTACTCCGGCAGGGGACTCAG GTTGTTTTGGCAGCCAATGACTTGCCTTCTATCAATGATGTCACTTACCCCGAATTGGTTGAGATTATATCAAAG CTGAAGGATGAACATGGGCAGCTCATGGGTGTTGATACGTCAAATCTTTTAATTGCCAATTCTGGTAATGATTTGCCG GCTATTGATCTTACGAGAGTTTCACAAGAGCTTGCCTACCTAGCAAGTGATGTGGACCTAGTTATGTTGGAAGGGATG GGTCGTGGAATATTGACAAATCtttatgctcaatttaagtGTGATTCCCTCAAGATTGGGTTG GTGAAACATCCAGAGGTCGCCCAGTTTCTCGGAGGACGACTTTATGATTGTGTCTTTAAATACAATGCAGTTTTGATTTAA
- the LOC108997322 gene encoding exopolygalacturonase: MSPAFHDKILLLLCILCFNGVFGSGQGIQVAAVLGVEGNEAHKSSLVHHKGRRHGLFDVMSFGARADGRTDDTRAFRAAWKEACEASGSVNLVIPKGTYLIGPIKFAGPCNNVSSLTVLMKGHLKATTDLSNYGFSAGWVEFGRLEGLTLTGGGTFDGQGAKAWPYNNCSTHSKCKLLPTNVKFMAMNKTVVRGITSLNSKFFHIALVECQNFKGSKIKISAPENSPNTDGIHIERSSSVYFSGSHIGTGDDCISIGQGNSQVTVSSVTCGPGHGISVGSLGKYRNEGDVSGLVVRDCTITGTSNGIRIKTWANSPDSSVATNMTFENIVMNNVTNPIIIDQAYCPFTSCTSMAPSRVKISDIYFKNIRGTSSSKVAVALECSRGMPCQNIYLENVHLDLSTGEKHATSTCKNVRAKYIGTQIPPPCS, translated from the exons ATGAGCCCTGCCTTCCATGACAAGATTCTCTTGCTTCTCTGCATCCTTTGTTTTAATGGTGTTTTCGGCAGCGGACAAGGGATACAAGTAGCAGCAGTTTTGGGTGTAGAAGGCAATGAAGCCCATAAGAGTAGCCTTGTGCATCACAAGGGGAGGAGACATGGTTTGTTTGATGTCATGAGCTTTGGCGCTCGAGCAGACGGCCGAACTGATGATACTAGG GCCTTCAGAGCAGCATGGAAAGAGGCATGTGAAGCGTCAGGTTCGGTGAATCTTGTGATACCAAAAGGGACATACTTGATTGGCCCTATCAAGTTTGCCGGCCCATGCAATAATGTATCATCTCTGACCGTTCTTATGAAG GGTCATTTGAAGGCTACAACAGATTTGTCCAATTATGGATTCAGTGCTGGTTGGGTTGAATTTGGAAGGCTGGAAGGGCTAACCTTGACCGGAGGCGGGACCTTTGATGGTCAAGGTGCCAAAGCCTGGCCTTACAATAACTGCTCCACTCACTCCAAGTGCAAACTTCTTCCAACT aatgtaaaaTTCATGGCAATGAATAAGACGGTTGTCCGAGGCATAACTTCGCTGAATAGCAAGTTCTTTCACATAGCTCTTGTGGAGTGCCAGAACTTCAAAGGTAGTAAAATCAAGATTTCAGCCCCGGAAAACAGCCCAAACACTGATGGAATCCACATTGAGCGAAGCTCTAGTGTCTATTTTTCTGGATCACACATTGGTACTGGTGATGACTGCATTTCTATAGGACAAGGGAATTCTCAGGTCACTGTCTCAAGTGTCACCTGCGGACCAGGTCATGGCATCAG CGTTGGAAGTCTAGGAAAATATCGGAATGAAGGAGATGTAAGTGGACTCGTGGTCAGAGATTGTACCATTACAGGTACCTCAAATGGCATCAGGATCAAGACTTGGGCCAACTCCCCAGATAGCAGTGTGGCCACCAATATGACATTTGAGAACATTGTGATGAACAATGTGACCAATCCCATCATAATCGATCAAGCATATTGTCCATTCACCTCCTGCACTTCCATG GCACCATCTCGAGTGAAGATCAGTGACATATATTTCAAGAACATTAGAGGGACTTCGTCCTCAAAGGTAGCAGTGGCACTGGAATGCAGCAGAGGGATGCCATGCCAGAATATCTACCTTGAAAATGTACACTTGGATCTGTCAACAGGGGAGAAACATGCCACTTCCACTTGCAAAAATGTTAGAGCTAAATACATTGGCACCCAAATCCCACCACCATGTTCTTAG
- the LOC108997334 gene encoding uncharacterized protein LOC108997334, giving the protein MSLRIKAVVDKFVQELKEALDADIKDRIMKGREMQSYIDEREREVAEREAAWKVELSRREAEIARQEVRLKMERQNLEKEKSVLMGTASNQDNQDGALEITVSGEKYRCLRFAKAKK; this is encoded by the exons ATGTCTTTGAGAATAAAAGCGGTGGTCGACAAGTTCGTGCAGGAGCTGAAGGAAGCACTGGATGCGGATATAAAGGACCGAATCATGAAGGGGAGAGAGATGCAGAGCTACATTGATGAGCGCGAACGTGAAGTCGCCGAGCGTGAAGCCGCTTGGAAGGTCGAGCTTTCTCGTCGCGAG GCAGAGATTGCACGACAAGAAGTGAGGCTCAAGATGGAGAGACAAAatcttgagaaagagaaaagtgTCCTAATGGGAACTGCATCAAATCAAGACAATCAAGATGGAGCTCTTGAAATCACTGTAAGCGGTGAAAAGTATCGATGCCTCAGGTTTGCAAAGGCAAAAAAATGA
- the LOC108997284 gene encoding uncharacterized protein LOC108997284 — protein sequence MRSVIQNFQNRSFIPNMPTKQALPVSQADSQEQGLRRRLSSLSLKIQPITSPATSWAFRRSKSVSSMGEYAGSSIREWWDWGWSWILSRKPIFAKDLELNEEEAKMLGSHDKGSWRHVFYKVRSEIRKLVGSDHVGLPQTYRYDSYNYSQNFDDGISRTQG from the coding sequence ATGAGATCCGTGATCCAAAACTTTCAGAACCGAAGCTTTATACCCAATATGCCCACAAAGCAAGCACTCCCAGTTTCGCAAGCGGACTCGCAAGAACAAGGCCTGCGCAGAAGGCtgtcctctctctccctcaagaTTCAACCCATTACATCCCCTGCAACTTCATGGGCATTCCGCAGATCGAAGTCCGTGTCCTCCATGGGAGAATATGCTGGTAGTTCCATAAGGGAATGGTGGGACTGGGGTTGGTCTTGGATTCTCTCAAGGAAGCCCATTTTCGCCAAGGATCTGGAACTGAACGAGGAAGAAGCCAAGATGCTTGGTTCTCATGACAAAGGTAGCTGGAGGCATGTTTTCTACAAGGTCAGGTCTGAGATCAGAAAGCTCGTTGGTTCTGACCATGTAGGACTTCCTCAAACCTACAGGTACGATTCATACAACTACTCCCAGAATTTCGACGATGGAATTTCGAGAACCCAAGGTTGA
- the LOC108997452 gene encoding cysteine protease XCP1-like, whose product MRPHLYNSIPSPSPIFTHIFSSSTVGTDILKTPQYMALSSYSKISLLAFCVSLFVCCGLAHEFSIVGYSPEDLTCLDKIIELFESWMSKHGKIYKSMEEKLQRFEVFKDNLKHIDQRNKEITSYWLGLNEFADLSHEEFKTQYLGFKTEFPRSRGSSREFSYGEVVDVPVSIDWRKKGAVTPVKNQGSCGSCWAFSTVAAVEGINQIVTGNLTSLSEQELIDCDRSFNNGCNGGLMDYAFQFIISNGGLRKEEDYPYLMGEGSCEETKEEKEVVTISGYQDVPQNDEQSLLKALAHQPLSIAIEASGRDFQFYSGGVFNGHCGTELDHGVTAVGYGSSKGSDYIIVKNSWGPKWGEKGYIRMKRKNGKPEGICGIYKMASYPVKKK is encoded by the exons ATGAGACCACACCTATATAACTCCatcccttccccttccccaATATTCACTCACATATTCTCATCTTCCACCGTTGGAACTGATATTCTAAAAACACCGCAATATATGGCTCTCTCTTCATACTCTAAGATCTCCCTTCTGGCATTTTGTGTTTCTCTTTTCGTTTGTTGTGGTCTGGCCCATGAATTTTCAATTGTGGGTTATTCGCCGGAGGACTTGACTTGCTTGGACAAGATCATAGAACTGTTCGAATCATGGATGTCGAAGCACGGCAAAATTTACAAGAGCATGGAAGAGAAGTTGCAAAGGTTTGAGGTATTCAAAGATAACTTGAAGCACATTGATCAGAGGAATAAGGAGATTACCAGCTACTGGCTCGGGTTGAACGAGTTTGCAGACTTGAGCCACGAGGAGTTTAAGACCCAGTATTTGGGTTTCAAAACTGAGTTTCCCAGAAGTAGAGGTTCCTCCAGAGAATTCAGTTATGGTGAAGTGGTGGATGTACCCGTGTCTATAGATTGGAGGAAGAAAGGAGCTGTTACTCCTGTAAAGAACCAGGGTTCATGTg GCAGTTGCTGGGCATTTTCAACGGTTGCAGCTGTTGAGGGCATAAACCAGATAGTAACAGGGAATTTAACCTCGTTGTCGGAGCAGGAGCTTATCGATTGCGACAGATCCTTCAACAATGGCTGCAATGGAGGTCTCATGGATTACGCTTTCCAGTTCATTATCTCAAACGGTGGACTGCGCAAGGAGGAAGACTACCCATATCTAATGGGGGAAGGGTCTTGTGAAGAGACGAAG gaAGAAAAGGAGGTGGTGACAATAAGTGGTTATCAAGATGTGCCACAAAATGATGAACAAAGTCTGCTGAAGGCTCTGGCTCACCAGCCTCTTAGCATAGCAATTGAGGCTTCTGGCCGAGACTTCCAATTTTACAGTGGG GGGGTATTCAATGGCCATTGTGGGACTGAGCTAGATCATGGAGTAACGGCCGTTGGATACGGGTCATCAAAGGGGTCAGATTACATCATTGTGAAGAATTCATGGGGACCCAAGTGGGGAGAGAAAGGGTACATCAGGATGAAGAGAAAGAATGGAAAACCTGAAGGGATTTGCGGTATCTACAAGATGGCATCGTATCCTGTCAAGAAAAAATGA